GTTATGAACATTCATTAAACCATCGTTTCAGCATTACACAATCGATCTACACGATGGTGATGTGATAGTTACTGCCACGAATGGCCTCTTCGACAATCTTTATGAGCAAGAAATTGCATCTATTATATCAAAATCACTACAAGCTAGCTTGACACTTCAGGTGATTCACTTTATGTCCTTCTTCTAATTTTTGATCTGTGTATCTTTCCCTTTTAAAGGATTTTCTTCTCAGCACTACATAAAATGTAGATATATCCATCATTATCATTTAAATTCATCATCTCAACTCTATAGGTGAGAAACACAAAATTAGAGAAAACAACCACAACTTATTGCTAACCAATTAGCTCTTTTGACAACATTTGGGAATATGCTATTGTAAATTACCCTGTTGAAACGTATCTCCTCATAATTTAGGTCAATATTATGATTTCCATGTGCTAATGAAAGTGGTTCTTCTGGAGTCTAAACTCCAAAACACTTGACAGCTTATGATTACGTGTGCGGTAATTTTGCAGGAAATAGCAGAATTATTGGTCGTGAGGGCACAAGATGTTGGAAGATCAACATCCATAAGAAGTCCTTTTTCTGATGAAGCGCAGGCTCTGGGTTATGTAGGATACGTTGGTGGCAAGCTTGACGATGTAACCGTTATAGTTTCATTAGTTCAACCTAGATAGCTTTTGTCATATTATATGTTCCATTTGTATATACAAACCAATAGATACGTGAATTTATCATGACACTGAAGGATGGTAACTCTTTCTCATGATTTCTCCTCTTATTTGGGATCAGTTGGATCCTCCAGTGTAGGacaaaaacattttattctGTAAGATACTTTTCAGTCATCTTTATTCTTATGGACAGTGATAAAATGAACATAAAGTATGAAATATGCAATGCGCTTTTTCTTGTGCCATAATTCTGCAAAATTATACTCAATTTTTACACATCACAAACTACGTGTCTGACTACACATTTCGTTtaagactaaaataaaaaatcatcaaaagtaaaaaaaaaaaaaaacatatttgatcAGTACAATTTAATAGTCGGAAACACTGAATTGTgctagtaaataaataaatgaccAAGTTAGTCGATAACGGAGCACAGATCTGTAGCTAGTGAGGGcttgaatttcaattaaaaagttaaatttgattaattcaattaaaattaaaaaaaaaagtgatcgtagcttataaattgatttaaatttaaagtgggttttatttgaattagacctaagaataatataaaaagcGTGAAATGCATTGAAGTAATAATAAATTCTGACATTAAACACTGATGAACGTGGTGGCATGTGGAGAATAAAGGGTCACTTCCAAGTTCCAGCTCACACTCACGGACTGAGAGAGAAGTGAAGCAGTGAGAGTTGAAACCTGATAACACCTTGCTCATGGCACCCAAATGGTTTCTCATTGCGTTCGTGGCCGTCATCTGCTCTGCTGACGTGGCTCCCACCGTCTCGTCGTCACACCACGGTCACGCCCATGCCCCGGCACCCTCCGCCGACTGTTCCGCCCTCGTCCTTACCTTAGCGGATTGTCTTCCCTTCGTTTCCGACGACGGCGGTCAAACCAAACCTCAGGGGAAATGCTGCTCTTCCTTGAAAACTGTTCTCGCCACCGCTCCCAACTGCCTCTGCGACTCTTTCAAGAATAGCGCTCAGCTTGGCATCGCCATTAACGTCACCAAGGCTCTCACTCTCCCAGCTGCCTGCAAACTCTCCACCCCTTCTCTCTCCAACTGTGGATGTTAGTTTTTTCTCTacccattttcttttcttctcgcGTTTATTCCCTTTTTCTtacaaagttttcttttttacgcTCTGTTGAAGATAAATTTCGTTCCTTTCTAGATTTATGTTAgtaatgagtttttttttttttttgcagtgtCTCCTTCGCCTGCTCCTGCACCTGGTATGTATACACGTTTATGCCATATTTTAAGTTCGATTCTGCATTTGTTTGATCCCAAAGTTTTATAAGGGCCAATTTTTATCTGCTTTCTTTCGACTGTCATTTAATCATCTGGGTATTCTTTTTGTGGacagtttttaaattaactGAGCATCTTCAATCATTAACTAGCCGTGATTAATCGTTGTCAAGAATTTAATtttctccacttatttgtttgatttggttGGGAGATTACTGGACTTATTATTCATGTTCCTTATCAACAGTGAAATGTAGTATGAAGGtggaaggaaaataaaaagCCGTGATCTGTTCTATATCTTCAGCGTGTCCATTATGCATGTTTGTTTACTTGTTTTTATCCCATATCCGTGCATTCATAATTTATAGTGCGTTGTGTGAAAGATTTCAAAGGTTTTCTGATCTTTGTTGTTAGGTTCTAAATTTCTCACATGATTTGTgtttctgataattttcttgcaggttcgtcttcttcaacatctgCTGCTGCAAATGGTGGAGCTCCATCATCAACTCCTGGGAACGCAGCATCAGCACGCATCCCAATTTCTGTTGGATCCTTTATTGTTTGCCTCTTTGTGGTTGTATCTCTCATTCCATTTTGAGgtgagggacatcaaatgagAGACTATTTTCCTGTCTTCTGACTTTTCCATCTTCTGTGAGACTTAATGAAGTAGATAACATTGAGGGAGTTGAACCCTACTCTATGCTTGTATATTTATGTTCTATGATGTATACGAGTGAGTctaccattattattattatatgatgtGATATTAATGTGGGTGTGATTGGAATTTTGTGGTTGAATTCCCCCACTAGCTTCCAAATGATACTAGAGGCTTCTTTCTCACCGCCACAGGTCCTCAACCAACTCCCTGTGCAAAATTATTGCCGGACATGGATCTTGCAGAGGTTGTGTTTCGAAGATTTAACTCCAGCAGTTAAGTGTTTCAAAATGGATCTACTTTGGCAAATTTTTCTGGTGGAAGTTCATGTTTTTTTTCGGTGaaactgttttttttatttttcatctccGACAAACTATAATGTTTATGGCGCAAAATTATGACaactaaaacaaacaaattctTCATAAGTGACCGACCATACGTTGTGGTCCTTTATCTAAGCCGAAAGGCATCTGTGTCCAGATTTAGACACGTACGTGAGGAAAGAGGATGTATGGCAGATAATGTTTGTATCTATATCCAGGATTGGAAGATTTGGAGATCAACTCTATAGGGCTAGAGTTAGGTGTTACGTGTTCTTTTATCTCATCTCGTGAAAGGTAACAAAAATGACAAGCTTTAAATTAAGATCCAACATCAATGAAGAACAAGAGGAAACAAAAGAACTTCTCCGATGAGACCCTGAGATTAAAACCTGTGTATTATGTAAAAGAACTTCTCCGGTCACCACATTCACAACCTGTGCCCATagtaaaagaagaaataaaaattgaatcttGAAAACGAAACCCATAAACGACGGCCACCGTTTAAGGTCAAGGTCAGAAAGAAGAGAATTTGAAGGCGGTGGTGTGGACCAGGGCCCGAtcaataaattttcattaattttaagtatttaacATTGTTGAatgtgataattttaaaaatgaattaatcgTTTGTTAATTAAGTAAATGTAGAaagtgtttaaaatttatgcTTTTTATGAACAATTCGCATTGACGTACGAAAAAACAATATTAcaagataaagaaaatttatttaagaaactctaataaagaattttaaaatttcagaaGCATAATCGATTGGGATGTTCATAAACACGTTAATAAATGGACTTAGTAGTAGGTAACATATTGGGCCATAGAGAAAATGCTTTAACTCGATTAAGTTTGTAGGGACTCCTATTgccttatttattttatttttgggttaaatacgttttttttcccttaagttttactaaaatttagaattagttttttttagaattttcaaccaatttaatttttttttttaaataaatgaatttaatcattttaatcaaattttattaagtttatatgatgtttcaagtacatgatagtatttgaattgtttaccccatttgacacatttttgttttaatgttaactcaaatattattataaaatgtgtttaaaatgtcaaataaacttaacaaattttggtaaaaaagattaaatccacacatttttaaagatgctaaattggtataaaattttaaaaattgactatttccaaaattcactgaaacttaaggaccaaaaacatatttaatcctttattttttttttggaaaattatgCATATACTAAATgacatttttgttattttttaaataaatatttttttatttatttatttaatattgtaataaaatgACATTCGCATGTTACATAACTTTTATATAGATCTtaacttctttatatttttaatagaatgaTACTtctattacttattttattttaaaaaataataattttatttagtcaatattatatattttaatttgaaatctcaaatttagtttttcttttttatgcttaatttcttttatttttttctttttcttgtatgTCTTGtctttctgtttttcttttttttttgtgtgatcACATTTTCAACATTATTTATTGTACTTCTTTCTTTTGTCAATATCACCTTCTCTCTGTTATAAATTTCTTGATAATAACATTGActtaaaatgtgattttttatatacatgttCTTCTTAGATATCAAATATCTCTAATAAATATCtgttttcttttgattttgatatttttctatATCTTCTTTACTTATAGTCAATAAAAAAATCTGTATTACTTTTATTGTATATGCgtatattatagatattgatttcaaaatcatttttaacaatatgaagtaaaaaattactTTGGATCACTTTGTTTTCTCTCATTATTTCTTTATGTTATTCTACTTGTAATACATGTATCACCTCTATTTTAGGAGCGAGAAGTTACGAAGAACCTTTTGTATTTTTCAATGaagtaataaaaatttcatagtctaaaatctaattttttttatccaataattttattttattagcaatatctaacaatttgtttgaatatttttcaattggctcaattatatttttttcatcatttataGTTCAAACTCCCTTATCAAATTCAACACTTATATACTTTGTTCCCATTTCcttcattttattcttttaaataatttcaaaattcttttgatGATTTTAGGATCATCGTTATGGCAAGATCATCTATAAAacaccaacaacaaaaaaaaaacatgattttacTTGTCTTCTTTGTCCTCTTTTTCCCTTTTTGCATATTGATTTAGGCCATGGTAGGATTTTTAAGTTGAGTATCAATAATGTAATCTTCTTTCATATATAGAGTCCATAAACTATAACTTTTTCCATGAGTGTTATAATGAattgtcaatttttttctcaTGTTATATAGATACAACAATAATGATAACTCATGATACCTTTGAtagtattttagaatttttaaaaatacaaataaataaaaaaaatattaaacagatattttcaataatatttgtcTTAGATAAACCTTCATAAAAGAGGATCTCCTTTTCAAACATTGCtaaaaaaaaccctaatctgCTGTATTGTTATTGGATGGATCCCTAATCTAATTACAAGTAACTAACTGTGCCACTGAACTTCTTTCAGCATTCTCTTCTTACACTCTTCTTTTcgctttcttttttcttattttgggCTGCCCAATGGTTTTCAGCCCATACAAATTTCATCCACATTTATTGCTTTTCTCATTCAAAGGTTGGTTTTTGATTTGGAAGGCACCAATTGTGTCATTGTAAGGTAAGATAAGGACACCATGACAAGGAAAACTTCCTAATCATCTAcctttttctcaaatttatatTCCATCTTTTCATTCATTATTTAATGTACATTATTTTGAATTGCAAGTTGTTATGGATGCATTATTTggatttaatttatattagaccactttttttctaaatttagtttttttttaattttaaataattaaataaatatattggaagcttttggaaaaaaattgtgtgattttaatagttatttttgaaTACTTTTACCAAAtataaacaagaaaacaaaatttaaaatttaaacatactTTTATACTGAATTGTAATCAAACTTATTAAGACAAGAGTATTTCAGGTaaggttataaaaaaacaaaaagaaacatgTCAAGGCCTACTTCCTAGTTCATATCACTATCATGCTTTTATTATGCTTAggaattgaaatatatataatgtgtttttttttattttggtttttgtaaaaaaatatattttagagtGGCATAAAAAATAGTGTTCCAAAATActagttaaaaattataatagtaattacttttatattatgtatttattattcttatatcttatattttatcctagttaaaaaaaaaatagtcatttttctctcttcatATTAGGAAACAGGTTCACCATATTCtgttgaatttattttcagtttcttAAATAAAGCCATGACTTGCTCTTTCAACTCCACCATGAATATCAATTAAACTCTATGATTtaacataaaacataatattcaaTCACTCAACCACCGAATTAAATATTTAGTCATAAAAATCTCTATCTTTGTGCACACCACAACTCAATCATCTACACCATTATATTTTTCCTCAacataccaaaaaaaaaacatatgtggGTAGAGAAGAAATATGAAATGTTTTACCTAAAAACACTCCATAAGATTTTTTCACAATCATGAAAGTCCAGAAAGAGAGTGAGTTCGCATGTGTATATCCATGTACCatatgcataaaaaaataagtacaaTAAGCATTTTAGAAATCTCATATTAATTAAAGACaagatcaattcataatatataattggGTGCCATCTTCATCTTACAAActggttgagttagacttaaaattcagttttaacaaaACATTTAGtaaaatgtgaaattaatgaattaaattatatcatttatgtaaaattttaatgagAAATATATTAGCCATTCCAGAAGTAAATTaacttttcatttaaaataaaatatttgtaagaaCTATATTCACATAGACCTTATGTTATTTTGTGAATGTTATAGACTTAaactcatatttatattataattataatatagtCTCTCTCAAGATGAGTTTTTTGAAATaactgataattttttattttgtaaaaattaatcaagaaatattaaataaatatgttctaAGTTCAATCTACATAGCAAATCAATATTATCttaactaaaaatttcaaaacaatagagttatgttttttttctcttacatattgtttaattttatcattttaattcaatgtaAAATTTGAACATccacttaaattatttttaacacatttaatcaaattgagtatataaaacaaaattaactatATATTAGTTGAAAGTATGGAAGTGaaactatatttaataaattaatatacttttaaaattgacttaaaattttgtatctgataataaatttcatattttgcCTTTGAGACGTACATGTAGAAAGGATGGACACACGTTAAAGACATTGTGTTGTGTGATAAGCAACCACCATCTTTCTCATATATTAAGTAAATCAACCAATGGACATCTAAATTAATATACGTCCACggtgaaactttttttttagtgtAGCAGAGGTCCAGACTCTAATAGAGACATTAACTAGGACCAAAAAATTCAGGTCTTTTGCTAATTATATAAAGTCTTTTTGCTAcagacaaaaatatttaggtcTATTAAATGACTTGTGCCTCAAAGTTTGGCACCTGTCAAAATCTTCCATCTTTTCTGTTAAATGATGTTTATcttatattaatatcaatttgGATCTTATAGCAAAAGGaactgcatttttttttttatctcattataaATAACTTGTTTTAATGCTTTTTTTATACCTATCTGATCAATATTTTGACCAATAAACTATTAATGTATTCTTTTAGTACGGTATATATAATTAATCCTTCtataatcatattaaaatttattaaattttcgtttatatttttctcCCGAGTTAAATTATATCTTAATTTCTATAACACAACTGATCtggaaacaatatttaatggGTCCGAACCGGTCAGAAAGGGACCAATAATGTACGGATTTAAGAACCAAAGTCGAGGTTGCAGTGATGCTATGTCTTCAACTTTGGTTCACACAATGGAAGTTCAATGGGTGCAAAAAGTTATCCATTATCTTAGGATGTATTTATTCAGATGaatatgagagaaaaaaaagtgaatataaaattatttggactaaaaaatatataatttgtgtAGATTTGAAATAATAGGATAagtatgatagattaaaatattttaataaataaaattagatatatgTTTGAAagatgtacttttttttttgcttttcttaTTCTGGATGTGAAAATGACAAATTTCTCCCATTCACATTTGTTTATCATCACGGATGACTTAAATCAAATATGCATGGCAattgcatttttttcttcatctacATGAAATATAACACATTAGTTCGGGATGAGAAGTGCCTCAAAGCAATGTCAATACAATGGGTTTAAAAGCTTGTTTGATATCATAAAAAAGACaagatttattataaaaataataatctttgaAAAAGTTAAGGAATATTAactgttaatatatatatttttaatatttgtgaacttaaaaagattcataaatatattattctacaaaaaaacaaattatctcaatatttctattaaaatattatcttatctATTCTTACTAATTTGACTGTTAAAAATtcttaaactttctttttatccATCAATAAGCTTATACTATAATAGAAATCCCATAATTGAAGTTCTTTTATCCACGTCACATGTCACTCTTCAAATTTTCgataaaaacactaaaacaagttttttttttttttaattatacataaaagCAAGTACTCTCATGTAATAGTGATTTTTCACAATATATCTGTTCACCGGTTATGTAAGAGTATTTTGTTCTAAGGATAAGAACTAAATTTGTGTCCAACGACCACCAATAATTGTCTATTTCCGGTGTACCAAAATATGAACTAGTTTTTTCATAAAGCCAGTTGCTCCCTTATCCAAAACGTACGTTTGAGATATCtcctttgaaaattttaaaaaataaagacagAGAGGCATTTCGAATTTTTCTTGGCcaaattaaatgataattttcAATTGAACCAAAATAAATTACAGATATACTTTTGTACGTATTTTTCACTATCTCCCTCTCGGATATacttttggttttcttttctctcattttaattttttacttattttattttatatttttctccttCATTAATTGATTAACATTCTTCCACTGTCTACATTTCTTTATCTAACGAATTAGGGctgaattaatttgattttggcGGCGGCgcatggaaaaaaaaaacacggtATGAGGCACATGGTTTGATGAAGGAATTCACCTGTTTGGTTAGTATTGTATTAATTGTCCAGTAGAATACAAAATCACATATGAGTTGTTTGAAAAAAAGGACAAAACAAAGCCTCATCCATTTCATCCTGAAGAAGTGGATGACACGGATTTTCACCATCATTACTAGGTCGGCACATTATCTGCCAAAACTATTT
This portion of the Vigna unguiculata cultivar IT97K-499-35 chromosome 6, ASM411807v1, whole genome shotgun sequence genome encodes:
- the LOC114186754 gene encoding non-specific lipid-transfer protein-like protein At5g64080, which produces MAPKWFLIAFVAVICSADVAPTVSSSHHGHAHAPAPSADCSALVLTLADCLPFVSDDGGQTKPQGKCCSSLKTVLATAPNCLCDSFKNSAQLGIAINVTKALTLPAACKLSTPSLSNCGLSPSPAPAPGSSSSTSAAANGGAPSSTPGNAASARIPISVGSFIVCLFVVVSLIPF